In Acanthopagrus latus isolate v.2019 chromosome 17, fAcaLat1.1, whole genome shotgun sequence, the following are encoded in one genomic region:
- the LOC119006754 gene encoding nectin-1-like: MKTGSRSLIILLWFNSIHVLDSQDVKVPSAVTGYVGHDVTLPCDFIPGQKKSKITQVQWALKPPGGEEIIIIVFSYTLGVSTQETFLKGRVEIKEQSLIIKNVKKGDAGLYTCSIATFPSGSFEGTTNLVVQEQTPVWMLPRMIAVGVFVLIVLTMFTTTYFIIARIRREASVKDSVYTDVAGPVMSD, encoded by the exons ATGAAAACTGGCAGCAGATCACTCATCATACTCCTGTGGTTCAACTCGATCCACG TTCTTGACTCACAAGATGTCAAAGTCCCGTCTGCAGTGACTGGATACGTCGGGCATGATGTCACCCTGCCATGTGATTTCATCCCTGGACAAAAGAAGAGCAAAATCACTCAGGTTCAGTGGGCGCTCAAGCcaccaggaggagaggaaatcatcattattgttttcaGTTATACGTTGGGGGTTAGCACTCAAGAGACGTTTCTGAAGGGCAGAGTGGAGATTAAAGAACAATCTTtgatcattaaaaatgtgaaaaagggAGATGCAGGCTTGTACACCTGCAGCATCGCAACCTTTCCAAGTGGTTCATTTGAAGGAACCACCAACCTTGTTGTTCAAG AACAGACGCCCGTGTGGATGTTACCTCGGATGATTGCTGTTGGAGTGTTCGTGCTCATAGTTTTGACCATGTTTACCACAACTTACTTCATCATCGCCAgaatcag ACGTGAGGCGTCAGTCAAGGACAGCGTCTACACTG atGTAGCCGGTCCAGTGATGAGTGACTGA
- the LOC119006753 gene encoding nectin-4-like isoform X2 translates to MKTWSRSALMLLKLMYITLLPVLESQDVKVPSAVTGYVGHDVTLPCDFIPGQKDAKITQVQWALKPPGGEEIIIIVFSYTLGVSTQETFLKGRVEIKEQSLIIKNVKTGDAGSYTCSIATFPSGSFEGTTNLVVQEQMLLSSGVVSAVVIAVFLLLGILAAIVYLIFIRRPFSTVRHCVHIDTNGPARDATRPSVIVKQEDVVYADVSVKPSRDRKPSSSDKPTDVARDGDDVTYSEVLVLRQQHV, encoded by the exons ttctTGAATCACAAGATGTCAAAGTCCCGTCTGCAGTGACTGGATACGTCGGGCATGATGTCACCCTGCCATGTGATTTCATTCCAGGACAAAAGGACGCCAAAATCACTCAGGTTCAGTGGGCGCTCAAGCcaccaggaggagaggaaatcatcattattgttttcaGTTATACGTTGGGGGTTAGCACTCAAGAGACGTTTCTGAAGGGCAGAGTGGAGATTAAAGAACAATCAttgataattaaaaatgtgaaaacggGAGATGCAGGCTCGTACACCTGCAGCATCGCAACCTTTCCAAGTGGATCATTTGAAGGAACCACCAACCTTGTTGTTCAAG AACAAATGCTGTTGTCATCAGGTGTGGTTTCTGCTGTGGTGATTGCTGTCTTCTTGCTGTTGGGGATTTTGGCTGCCATAGTTTACCTCATCTTCatcagaag ACCTTTTTCTACAGTCAGGCATTGTGTCCATATTG ATACCAATGGTCCAGCGAGAGATGCCACCAGGCCGTCTGTTATTGTGAAACAGGAG GATGTCGTCTACGCTGATGTCAGTGTCAAACCATCAAGAGACAGAAAGCCTTCATCCAGCGACAAACCTACAGATGTGGCGcgtgatggtgatgatgtcacgTACTCTGAGGTTTTAGTTTTGCGTCAGCAGCACGTATGA